A single window of Paracoccus albus DNA harbors:
- a CDS encoding SPOR domain-containing protein, which yields MAVTDFGSRRFADSAPRQARQYQYQHQAQDDYDEEYGWYDEDQHYAEEYPDGLGVRLGRLTHYLGAVVSVILLVGLVVWGYKLVARDVSGVPVIRAVQGEARTAPDEPGGELVRNGGLSVNEVAAGVEVPPSAEIAIAPASTGLEADDIAMGELADISAMDAIADETLPVSPEDPVVAISDADAAAGLTTDLAALDIVSADNPSAANMMAVEDITPIPTVQAARPAPRPASVAQRAAAAPATSAERPAVEEAVAEAVAETEAEEPPVQQASVSSGAPLVQIGAFDSNDIANGEWGRISGRFSSLFAGKSPVVQTTDRNGRTFYRLRVAGFESRDDARRFCAALIAEGTDCYPATAQ from the coding sequence ATGGCAGTTACCGATTTCGGCTCGCGCCGATTCGCGGATTCCGCGCCTCGTCAGGCGCGGCAATACCAGTATCAACATCAGGCGCAGGACGATTACGACGAGGAATATGGCTGGTATGATGAAGACCAGCACTATGCCGAGGAGTATCCAGATGGTCTGGGCGTCCGGCTTGGCCGGTTGACGCATTACCTTGGTGCTGTGGTCTCGGTCATCCTCCTCGTCGGGCTGGTGGTCTGGGGCTACAAACTGGTGGCGCGAGATGTATCCGGCGTGCCGGTGATCCGCGCCGTTCAGGGAGAGGCCCGGACCGCACCGGATGAACCCGGCGGGGAACTGGTCCGCAATGGCGGTCTTTCGGTCAACGAGGTCGCGGCAGGGGTCGAGGTTCCGCCAAGCGCAGAGATCGCCATCGCCCCGGCATCGACGGGTCTGGAAGCCGATGACATTGCGATGGGCGAACTGGCCGACATAAGCGCAATGGATGCTATAGCGGATGAAACTCTGCCGGTTTCGCCCGAAGACCCGGTGGTTGCGATTTCGGACGCCGACGCAGCGGCGGGGCTTACAACAGATCTGGCCGCGCTCGATATTGTGTCAGCTGATAACCCTTCCGCCGCCAATATGATGGCTGTTGAAGATATCACGCCGATCCCCACCGTTCAGGCCGCCCGTCCCGCGCCGCGTCCGGCTTCTGTCGCACAGCGTGCGGCAGCCGCCCCTGCCACATCGGCAGAGCGTCCTGCCGTCGAAGAGGCTGTGGCCGAAGCCGTTGCCGAAACCGAAGCCGAAGAACCGCCGGTCCAGCAGGCCAGCGTGTCCTCTGGTGCGCCTTTGGTTCAGATCGGCGCGTTCGACTCGAACGACATCGCCAATGGCGAATGGGGTCGTATCTCTGGCCGCTTCTCCTCGCTTTTTGCGGGCAAGTCGCCGGTTGTGCAAACCACGGATCGAAATGGACGCACCTTCTATCGTCTGCGTGTCGCGGGTTTTGAATCGCGCGATGACGCCCGTCGCTTCTGCGCGGCGCTGATCGCCGAAGGCACCGACTGTTACCCCGCCACCGCGCAATGA
- a CDS encoding glycoside hydrolase family 3 N-terminal domain-containing protein — MTTAAIFGLLGTELTPAERDFFRSADPWGFILFARNVESPAQLQRLTQDLRESVGRDAIVTIDQEGGRVQRMRAPHWAEWLPPLDDAVRGPDAMRLRYRLIGQELRGVGIDSDCAPTLDIASDETHPFLQNRCLGRTVEDVATRGRAVADGLLAAGVVPIMKHMPGHGRAVADSHHETPVVTTSHEELSQTDFAAFKALNDLPMGMSAHIRFDALDGTPATSSERMIGIIRDEIGFHGLLMTDDISMNGLSGTIGERSAASVAAGIDLILHCHGHMNEMEEVVANAGEMTPDAKRRADHALSNRREPDAAQTADLLAEYRALGGQVEWPAA; from the coding sequence ATGACGACAGCAGCAATTTTCGGCCTGTTGGGGACCGAACTGACACCGGCAGAGCGGGATTTCTTCCGCTCTGCCGATCCTTGGGGTTTCATCCTGTTTGCCCGAAACGTTGAAAGCCCGGCGCAGTTGCAACGCCTGACGCAGGATCTGCGCGAATCCGTCGGGCGCGATGCTATTGTCACGATAGATCAGGAAGGCGGGCGGGTGCAGCGGATGCGCGCGCCGCATTGGGCGGAATGGCTGCCGCCTCTGGATGATGCCGTGCGGGGACCGGATGCGATGCGCTTGCGCTATCGCCTGATCGGGCAGGAATTGCGGGGCGTCGGGATCGACAGCGATTGCGCACCGACGCTGGATATTGCCTCGGACGAAACGCACCCTTTCCTGCAGAACCGCTGCCTCGGCCGGACAGTCGAAGATGTCGCCACGCGTGGCCGCGCCGTGGCAGATGGGCTGCTGGCCGCCGGGGTGGTGCCGATCATGAAGCATATGCCCGGTCATGGCCGCGCCGTCGCCGACAGCCATCACGAAACCCCGGTTGTCACGACCTCGCATGAAGAACTGTCGCAAACCGACTTTGCCGCTTTCAAGGCGCTGAACGATCTGCCGATGGGGATGAGCGCGCATATCCGCTTTGACGCGCTTGATGGTACCCCCGCAACGTCGTCAGAAAGGATGATTGGCATCATCCGGGACGAGATCGGCTTTCATGGTTTGCTGATGACCGACGATATCTCGATGAATGGCCTATCCGGCACGATTGGGGAACGAAGCGCGGCCTCTGTCGCAGCCGGGATAGATCTGATCCTGCATTGCCACGGTCATATGAACGAGATGGAAGAGGTCGTTGCCAATGCGGGCGAGATGACCCCCGATGCAAAGCGCCGTGCCGATCATGCCTTGAGCAATCGGCGCGAACCTGATGCGGCGCAGACTGCCGATCTGCTGGCCGAATATCGCGCGCTTGGCGGTCAGGTCGAGTGGCCAGCGGCTTGA